The Synechocystis sp. PCC 6714 genome includes the window CACCAACATGGCCACCAAAATTGAAGCCAACTGCCATTGCACCCAAAAAATGGTCACAATAATGGCCAAAATGGAAACAATGTCACTGACTACGCCGATCGCCCCGCTGGCAAATACTTCTCCTAAAGCTTCTACGTCACTGGTGATGCGGGTGACTAAACGACCAACGGGGGTGCGATGGAAAAAATTTACCGATAAAGAAGTGACATGCTCAAATAAATCCTGACGCACATCGGCGGTAATTTCCTGCCCCATTTTTTGGACGATAAAACCCTGTATTCCCAAAAAGAGAAGCCGCACAACAATGGTAATGGCCAGAATGATCACCAGGGTGTTCAACGCCTGCTGTAATGGCATGGCATCCAAAAAGCCCCAGGCCGGCTCCTCTCGCAACAGGGACACTGCTTGCCCAATGATCAAAGGTTGTACCGCCCCAGAAAAAGCCACAGGAACGAGCAAAATCAAGGCCGCCGTTAGTTCCTTGGGATAGCGCTTGACGTAGGGGAGCAGACGCAACAGTAAGCGCCAATCATTGTCGGAGGAGGGAGCAGTAGGAGAAGGGGTCATGGAGAAATAAATAATCGACAGGAAAAAATGACTAATGCGTTCAAGTGGAGAGGTTTCGTTGCGAGAAACACCAATTTACCCTTAGTCAAAAAGTTACACAGGCCCTAAAAACAAGCGACTATGGCCTAAGTATCCATCACTCAGGCAATGGTTGAGCAAGGCAAAAGGCCATTGTACTTTCACAAATCTAACCCATCTATCCCCCTAGGGTTGGAGGCGATCGCCCAATAGTACACTTGAGCGATTGAAAACAATTCTGAACTTGGCAGCAAGATTTTCAGGCAGTCCGCTCCAAGGTAATTGTTAGACTGTGTTGCTTTCTATATTTCTGCTTACAATCAAGGACATTGCAAATCGTTGATTACTCGTTATTGGTTGCAATACTCCGCCGTGACTTTAAGAATGTTGTATCTTTAAGTCCACACAACATTTTCAATCGAATTTCATACATCAAATCTATCACCAACTTCTTAAATCTGTTATAGACTTTCTGATCAATTTTTTCCTCGGATGCTAAATCACCTCCATGAGCAACAGCATTGCGTAACCGTAGAAACACCTCTAATGATTCTTTCAAATTAGGATTTGGATATGCATAGTCTTTCCAATGTTCTGGAAACTTTTCAAGTGCAAAACTTTTGAGTAGTTTGTTCAAGACATTAAAGCCAACATTACTCTCAGTATTAACAACTCTTGAAATGGAGCAATTACTACTAGTGTGAAACACTTTAAGTGAGGTAAAAAACTTCACCTTTTTATTGTCATTTCCGGGATATTCTTTAAACTGCTTGAAAGAGTTTTCCATATGATGAATAACTATTTCATTA containing:
- a CDS encoding MAE_28990/MAE_18760 family HEPN-like nuclease: MYDFDVALQGIIEERISVIFEIERAIFTDRYSLSSKHQDIFSTQSISMIYSLWESFIQKSFNLYIDELNKVGIDFHDFCNEIVIHHMENSFKQFKEYPGNDNKKVKFFTSLKVFHTSSNCSISRVVNTESNVGFNVLNKLLKSFALEKFPEHWKDYAYPNPNLKESLEVFLRLRNAVAHGGDLASEEKIDQKVYNRFKKLVIDLMYEIRLKMLCGLKDTTFLKSRRSIATNNE